The Streptomyces sp. NBC_00670 genome window below encodes:
- a CDS encoding NADPH-dependent 2,4-dienoyl-CoA reductase, translating to MSRYPHLLSPLDLGFVTLPNRVLMGSMHVGLEEAENGFARMAAFYAARARGGVGLIVTGGIAPNEAGRPYEGGAKLTCEAEADQHRVITDAVHREGGRIALQLLHFGRYAYHRDLVAPSPLQAPISPHVPRELTDAEVEETVEDYVRAARLARRAGYDGVEIMGSEGYLINEFVAACTNHRTDRWGGPYENRMRFPVEIVRRVREAVGEDFLLVYRLSMLDLVPGGSTPEEVVTLAKAVEAAGATLLNTGIGWHEARIPTIATSVPRGAYTWVTERLMGQVSVPLVTTNRINTPEVAERVLAEGRADMVSMARPFLADPDFVAKAAAGAPDTINTCVGCNQACLDHTFSGRITSCLVNPRACHETELVLTPTRRRRRVAVVGAGPAGLACAVSAAERGHEVVLFDAAGEIGGQLNVARKVPGKQEFDETLRYYRTQLRLRGVEVRLNTWAGAEDLAEYDEVVVATGVTPRVPELPGVDHGSVLGYLDVLRDGAPVGERVAILGAGGIGFDVAEYLTDGGEGASADPATYFRHWGVDMEYRTPGGLTTPKRPAPPRTVHLLQRRTTKVGAGLGKTTGWIHRTELKHRGVTMVPGVTYRRIDDAGLHVSVDGADRVLEVDTIVLCTGQEPRRELYDALAAAGRTAHLIGGADVAAELDAKRAIQQGTELAAAL from the coding sequence ATGAGCCGTTACCCGCACCTGCTGAGCCCCCTCGACCTGGGCTTCGTCACACTGCCCAACCGCGTGCTGATGGGCTCCATGCACGTCGGCCTGGAAGAGGCCGAGAACGGTTTCGCGCGGATGGCGGCGTTCTACGCGGCCCGGGCCCGTGGCGGCGTCGGCCTCATCGTCACCGGCGGCATCGCGCCCAACGAGGCCGGCCGCCCGTACGAGGGCGGCGCCAAGCTGACCTGCGAGGCCGAGGCCGACCAGCACCGGGTGATCACCGACGCCGTGCACCGCGAGGGCGGCCGTATCGCCCTGCAACTGCTGCACTTCGGCCGGTACGCCTACCACCGGGACCTGGTGGCGCCGAGCCCGCTCCAGGCGCCCATCAGCCCCCATGTGCCGCGCGAACTCACCGACGCGGAGGTGGAGGAGACCGTCGAGGACTACGTCCGGGCCGCCCGGCTCGCCCGCCGGGCCGGCTACGACGGCGTGGAGATCATGGGCTCCGAGGGCTACCTCATCAACGAGTTCGTCGCCGCGTGCACCAACCACCGCACCGACCGCTGGGGCGGCCCGTACGAGAACCGCATGCGCTTCCCCGTCGAGATCGTGCGGCGGGTGCGGGAAGCGGTCGGCGAGGACTTCCTCCTCGTCTACCGGCTCTCCATGCTCGACCTCGTGCCCGGCGGCTCCACCCCGGAGGAGGTCGTCACCCTCGCCAAGGCGGTCGAGGCCGCCGGGGCGACGCTGCTGAACACCGGCATCGGCTGGCACGAGGCGCGCATCCCCACCATCGCCACCTCCGTGCCGCGCGGCGCCTACACCTGGGTCACCGAGCGGCTCATGGGCCAGGTGTCCGTGCCGCTCGTCACCACCAACCGCATCAACACCCCGGAGGTGGCCGAGCGGGTGCTCGCCGAGGGGCGTGCGGACATGGTGTCGATGGCCCGGCCGTTCCTCGCCGACCCCGACTTCGTCGCCAAGGCCGCCGCCGGGGCGCCCGACACCATCAACACCTGCGTCGGCTGCAACCAGGCCTGCCTCGACCACACCTTCAGCGGGAGGATCACCTCCTGCCTGGTCAACCCGCGCGCCTGCCACGAGACCGAGCTGGTGCTCACCCCGACCCGGCGGCGCAGGCGGGTCGCCGTGGTCGGCGCCGGGCCCGCCGGTCTCGCCTGCGCGGTCTCGGCCGCCGAACGCGGTCACGAGGTCGTCCTCTTCGACGCCGCCGGGGAGATCGGCGGCCAGCTCAACGTCGCCCGCAAGGTGCCCGGCAAGCAGGAGTTCGACGAGACCCTGCGCTACTACCGCACCCAGCTCCGGCTGCGGGGCGTGGAGGTACGGCTGAACACGTGGGCCGGGGCCGAGGACCTCGCGGAGTACGACGAGGTCGTCGTCGCCACCGGAGTCACCCCGCGCGTCCCCGAGCTGCCGGGCGTCGACCACGGAAGCGTCCTCGGCTACCTCGACGTGCTGCGCGACGGCGCCCCCGTCGGCGAACGGGTCGCGATCCTCGGCGCCGGCGGCATCGGCTTCGACGTCGCCGAGTACCTCACCGACGGCGGCGAGGGCGCGAGCGCGGACCCGGCGACGTACTTCCGCCACTGGGGCGTCGACATGGAGTACCGCACGCCCGGCGGACTCACCACGCCGAAGCGGCCCGCGCCGCCGCGCACCGTGCACCTGCTCCAGCGCAGGACCACCAAGGTCGGCGCCGGGCTCGGCAAGACCACGGGCTGGATCCACCGCACGGAGCTGAAGCACCGCGGCGTCACCATGGTCCCGGGCGTCACCTACCGGCGCATCGACGACGCAGGACTGCACGTGAGCGTCGACGGCGCCGACCGCGTCCTGGAGGTCGACACGATCGTCCTGTGCACCGGGCAGGAACCCCGCCGCGAGCTGTACGACGCCCTGGCCGCCGCCGGACGCACCGCACACCTCATCGGCGGCGCCGACGTGGCCGCCGAGCTCGACGCCAAGCGGGCGATCCAACAGGGCACCGAGCTGGCGGCGGCCCTGTAG
- a CDS encoding Rv1733c family protein, producing MRTRVRGWRWRRNPLRRRSDVFEAWAALIVAVLLFVGAPLAGAVTGLRAYDDARAQATTQRAERHQVSAVLLEDAPAAVSSTEGGKQPLYRVAVRWTVPHSDTTRTGRALVPAGSQQGDRAEVWLDRQGHGVDAPMTNTMVWQHALTTGIWATGGAATVLLVGRLALRRVGERHRMAEWEREWERTEPEWRNRTP from the coding sequence ATGCGAACCCGGGTGCGCGGCTGGCGCTGGCGTCGCAATCCGCTGCGCCGCCGCTCGGACGTCTTCGAGGCATGGGCGGCCCTGATCGTCGCCGTCCTCCTCTTCGTCGGCGCGCCTCTCGCGGGCGCCGTCACCGGCCTGCGCGCGTACGACGACGCGCGTGCCCAGGCCACCACCCAGCGCGCCGAACGCCACCAGGTCTCCGCCGTCCTGCTCGAGGACGCGCCCGCCGCCGTCTCCTCCACGGAGGGCGGCAAGCAGCCGCTGTACCGCGTGGCGGTGCGGTGGACCGTCCCCCACTCGGACACCACGCGGACCGGCCGCGCCCTGGTCCCGGCCGGCAGCCAACAGGGCGACCGGGCCGAGGTCTGGCTGGACCGCCAGGGGCACGGCGTGGACGCGCCGATGACGAACACGATGGTCTGGCAGCACGCGCTGACCACCGGCATCTGGGCCACCGGCGGCGCCGCCACCGTGCTCCTCGTCGGCAGGCTCGCCCTCCGCCGCGTCGGCGAACGGCACCGCATGGCGGAGTGGGAACGCGAGTGGGAGCGCACGGAACCGGAGTGGCGCAACCGGACCCCGTGA
- the dhaK gene encoding dihydroxyacetone kinase subunit DhaK: protein MKMLINVAETVVADALRGMAAAHPELTVDVENRVIVRRDAPVAGKVALVSGGGSGHEPLHGGFVGPGMLSAACPGEIFTSPVPDQMVRAAAAVDSGAGVLFIVKNYTGDVLNFDMAAELAEDEGIQVAKVLVNDDVAVTDSLYTAGRRGTGATLFVEKIAGAAADEGQPLERVEALARQVNDNARSFGVALSACTTPAKGTPTFDLPAGELELGIGIHGEPGRERRGMMTSREIADFAVHAILEDMEPRNPVLVLVNGMGATPLLELYGFHAEVQRVLTERGVAVARTLVGNYVTSLDMAGASVTLCQIDEELLRLWDAPVSTPGLRWGR, encoded by the coding sequence ATGAAGATGTTGATCAACGTCGCGGAAACGGTGGTCGCGGACGCGCTGCGGGGGATGGCCGCCGCCCACCCCGAGCTCACCGTCGACGTGGAGAACCGGGTGATCGTACGGCGGGACGCGCCGGTTGCCGGAAAGGTCGCCCTCGTCTCCGGCGGCGGCTCGGGGCACGAGCCGCTGCACGGCGGCTTCGTCGGCCCGGGCATGCTCTCGGCGGCCTGCCCCGGCGAGATCTTCACCTCCCCCGTCCCGGACCAGATGGTGCGGGCCGCGGCCGCCGTGGACAGCGGCGCGGGCGTCCTCTTCATCGTCAAGAACTACACGGGCGACGTCCTCAACTTCGACATGGCGGCCGAGCTCGCCGAGGACGAGGGCATCCAGGTGGCCAAGGTCCTCGTCAACGACGACGTCGCCGTGACCGACAGTCTCTACACCGCGGGCCGCCGGGGCACCGGCGCGACCCTGTTCGTGGAGAAGATCGCGGGCGCGGCGGCGGACGAGGGCCAGCCGCTGGAGCGGGTCGAGGCGCTCGCCCGGCAGGTCAACGACAACGCGCGCAGCTTCGGCGTCGCCCTGTCCGCCTGCACCACCCCCGCCAAGGGCACCCCCACCTTCGACCTGCCCGCCGGGGAGCTGGAGCTGGGCATCGGCATCCACGGCGAGCCGGGGCGCGAGCGGCGCGGGATGATGACCTCGCGGGAGATCGCGGACTTCGCGGTGCACGCGATCCTGGAGGACATGGAGCCGCGCAACCCGGTCCTGGTGCTCGTCAACGGCATGGGGGCGACGCCGCTCCTCGAGCTGTACGGCTTCCACGCGGAGGTGCAGCGGGTGCTCACCGAGCGGGGCGTGGCCGTGGCCCGCACGCTGGTGGGCAACTACGTCACCTCCCTGGACATGGCGGGCGCGTCCGTCACCCTGTGCCAGATCGACGAGGAGCTGCTGCGGCTGTGGGACGCGCCGGTGAGCACGCCGGGGCTGCGCTGGGGCAGGTAG
- a CDS encoding class I SAM-dependent methyltransferase has product MFSPQGPGLRELAVQALSSVEHGYDLLAPKFDHTPFRTSDTVLEAVARALTDLGPFDRGLDLCCGTGAGMNVLRTVCGTSVTGVDISAGMLTVGRERSAGGAAPPPRVDWVRGDALALPFGPVFDLAVSFGAFGHFLPRELPALFAQVYSVLRPGGRFAFPIGAPPPLASPWYWALLGFDTAMRVRNAVWRPPFVMYYRTFRLGDVLRALDGAGFATELRALPEFGRRPDGSPRGRLVVATRAAAG; this is encoded by the coding sequence ATGTTCTCTCCCCAGGGGCCCGGCCTCCGTGAACTGGCCGTCCAGGCGCTGTCGTCCGTCGAACACGGCTACGACCTCCTCGCGCCCAAGTTCGACCACACGCCGTTCCGTACCTCGGACACCGTCCTGGAGGCGGTCGCCCGCGCCCTCACGGACCTCGGCCCCTTCGACCGCGGCCTCGACCTGTGCTGCGGCACCGGCGCGGGGATGAACGTGCTCCGCACGGTGTGCGGTACGAGCGTCACCGGTGTCGACATCAGCGCGGGGATGCTCACGGTGGGACGGGAGCGGTCGGCCGGGGGCGCGGCCCCGCCCCCGCGCGTCGACTGGGTGCGCGGGGACGCCCTGGCCCTGCCCTTCGGGCCGGTCTTCGACCTGGCCGTCAGCTTCGGCGCGTTCGGGCACTTCCTGCCCCGGGAGCTGCCGGCGCTGTTCGCCCAGGTTTATTCCGTGCTGCGGCCGGGCGGGCGGTTCGCGTTCCCGATCGGCGCCCCGCCGCCCCTCGCCTCGCCCTGGTACTGGGCCCTGCTCGGCTTCGACACGGCGATGCGGGTGCGCAACGCGGTGTGGCGACCGCCGTTCGTCATGTACTACCGGACGTTCCGCCTCGGCGACGTACTGCGCGCGCTGGACGGCGCGGGCTTCGCGACGGAACTGCGCGCCCTGCCGGAGTTCGGGCGGCGGCCGGACGGCAGCCCGCGCGGGCGACTGGTCGTCGCGACGCGGGCCGCCGCCGGCTGA
- a CDS encoding MarR family winged helix-turn-helix transcriptional regulator: protein MSAAERSVETIHRELTAFARRARASAGRMHPELSLVSYTLLGHLEDSGGCRATDLAAHYALDKSTVSRQVTALERAGLIERRLAAEDHRVQELHLTEAGTRILAQVTERRREAFRDRLADWPEEDLARFADYLARYNTPSAAGPDLAD from the coding sequence TTGAGTGCGGCCGAGCGGTCCGTCGAGACGATCCACCGTGAGCTGACGGCGTTCGCCCGCCGGGCCAGGGCGTCGGCGGGGCGGATGCATCCGGAGCTGTCCCTGGTGTCGTACACGCTGCTGGGGCATCTCGAGGACAGCGGGGGGTGCCGGGCGACCGACCTCGCCGCGCACTACGCGCTCGACAAGTCGACGGTGAGCCGGCAGGTCACGGCGCTGGAGCGGGCCGGGCTGATCGAGCGGCGGCTCGCGGCGGAGGACCACCGGGTGCAGGAGCTCCATCTGACGGAGGCGGGGACGCGCATCCTGGCGCAGGTCACGGAGCGGCGGCGCGAGGCGTTCCGGGACCGCCTGGCCGACTGGCCCGAGGAGGACCTCGCGCGGTTCGCGGACTACCTGGCCCGCTACAACACGCCGTCCGCGGCAGGCCCTGACCTTGCCGACTGA
- the dhaL gene encoding dihydroxyacetone kinase subunit DhaL, with translation MLDADFFRRWMAATAASVDREAERLTALDSPIGDADHGSNLQRGFRAVVTVLDKEAPDTPGAVLTLAGRQLISTVGGASGPLYGTLLRRTGKALGDAAEVSEAQLAEALGTGVDAVRQLGGAAPGDKTMIDALVPAVGALGESFAAAGAAAEEGAVATTPLRARKGRASYLGERSVGHQDPGATSAALLIAALQEARGE, from the coding sequence ATGCTCGACGCCGACTTCTTCCGCCGCTGGATGGCGGCGACCGCCGCGTCCGTCGACCGTGAGGCCGAGCGGCTCACCGCCCTCGACTCGCCGATCGGCGACGCCGACCACGGCAGCAATCTGCAACGCGGGTTCCGCGCCGTGGTGACCGTACTCGACAAGGAGGCGCCGGACACGCCCGGGGCCGTGCTCACGCTGGCCGGACGGCAGCTGATCTCCACGGTCGGCGGCGCGTCCGGGCCGCTGTACGGGACGCTGCTGCGGCGCACCGGCAAGGCGCTCGGCGACGCCGCCGAGGTCTCCGAGGCGCAGCTCGCCGAGGCGCTGGGCACCGGCGTGGACGCGGTGCGGCAGCTGGGCGGGGCGGCGCCGGGTGACAAGACCATGATCGACGCGTTGGTGCCGGCGGTCGGGGCGCTCGGCGAGTCGTTCGCCGCGGCCGGGGCGGCGGCGGAGGAGGGTGCCGTCGCCACGACACCGTTGCGGGCCCGCAAGGGGAGGGCCAGCTATCTCGGCGAGCGGAGCGTCGGGCACCAGGACCCGGGCGCGACCTCGGCCGCGCTGCTGATCGCGGCACTTCAGGAGGCGCGCGGTGAGTGA
- a CDS encoding putative protein N(5)-glutamine methyltransferase: protein MPSPVRASVVTTLRAAGCVFAEDEAELILAAARTPAEVTAMVDRRVAGEPLELVVGWAGFHGLRITVEPGVFVPRRRTEFLVDQALAHAPGARLVVDLCCGSGAVGAALAASLDAPELHAADIERAAVRCARRNIAPYGGHVHEGDLYAALPDGLRGRIDVLTANVPYVPSDEVRLLPAEAREHEPLVALDGGADGLDLLRRVAAEAPHWLAPGGGLFVETSERQAAAAAAAFAGAGLDTRLAEWEEFGTTVVIGRRG, encoded by the coding sequence ATGCCTTCCCCTGTACGTGCCTCCGTCGTCACCACCCTGCGCGCCGCCGGCTGCGTCTTCGCCGAGGACGAGGCGGAGTTGATCCTCGCCGCGGCCCGTACACCCGCCGAGGTCACCGCCATGGTCGACCGCCGGGTCGCCGGCGAGCCACTGGAACTCGTCGTCGGCTGGGCCGGGTTCCACGGTCTGCGGATCACCGTCGAACCCGGCGTCTTCGTCCCCCGCCGCCGTACCGAGTTCCTCGTCGACCAGGCCCTCGCGCACGCCCCCGGCGCACGTCTCGTCGTGGACCTCTGCTGCGGCTCGGGCGCGGTCGGCGCCGCCCTCGCCGCGTCGCTGGACGCACCGGAACTGCACGCCGCCGACATAGAGCGGGCGGCGGTGCGCTGCGCCCGCCGCAACATCGCCCCGTACGGCGGCCACGTCCACGAGGGCGATCTCTACGCGGCCCTGCCGGACGGCTTGCGCGGACGGATCGACGTGCTCACCGCCAACGTGCCGTACGTGCCCAGCGACGAGGTCCGCCTGCTGCCGGCCGAGGCGCGCGAGCACGAACCGCTGGTCGCGCTGGACGGCGGCGCCGACGGTCTCGACCTGCTGCGCCGGGTCGCCGCGGAGGCGCCCCACTGGCTGGCCCCCGGCGGCGGACTGTTCGTCGAGACCAGCGAGCGGCAGGCCGCGGCGGCCGCGGCCGCCTTCGCCGGTGCCGGGCTCGACACCCGGCTCGCGGAGTGGGAGGAGTTCGGGACGACGGTGGTGATCGGCCGCCGGGGGTGA
- a CDS encoding PTS-dependent dihydroxyacetone kinase phosphotransferase subunit DhaM, with product MSESGGGTERRLVGVVLVSHSAAVAASVAELAKGLAGGGPTAPVAPAGGTADGGLGTSAELISAAAASVDRGAGVAILMDLGSAVLTVKALLAEGDELPPDTRLVDAPFVEGAVAAVVTASAGADVAAVESAAAEAYSYRKE from the coding sequence GTGAGTGAGAGCGGTGGAGGTACGGAGCGGCGGCTGGTCGGGGTGGTGCTGGTGTCGCACAGCGCGGCGGTGGCGGCGTCGGTGGCGGAGCTGGCCAAGGGTCTCGCGGGCGGCGGTCCGACGGCGCCCGTAGCCCCTGCGGGCGGCACGGCGGACGGCGGCCTCGGCACCAGCGCGGAGCTGATCTCCGCGGCGGCGGCGTCGGTGGACCGCGGCGCGGGCGTCGCGATCCTGATGGACCTCGGCAGCGCGGTCCTCACGGTCAAGGCGCTGCTCGCGGAGGGCGACGAACTCCCCCCGGACACCCGCCTGGTCGACGCCCCCTTCGTGGAGGGCGCGGTCGCGGCGGTGGTGACGGCGTCGGCCGGGGCGGACGTGGCCGCGGTGGAGTCCGCGGCGGCGGAGGCGTATTCCTACCGGAAGGAGTGA
- a CDS encoding PadR family transcriptional regulator translates to MSLPHAILTALLEKPSSGLELTRRFDMSIGYFWSATHQQIYRELGKLEGQGHIRALPAEQPARGQKKVYEVLPAGRAELARWTAGSQDPKPLRDTLLLRLRAAAVVGTDGIEDDLRRHLVLHERQLAEYREIEERDFGPGRDTAQDRLRHLILRAGIDLETFWIGWLAHALEEFGRLPPPE, encoded by the coding sequence ATGTCACTCCCGCACGCGATCCTCACCGCCCTGCTCGAGAAGCCCTCGTCCGGGCTGGAGCTGACCCGCCGGTTCGACATGTCGATCGGCTACTTCTGGTCGGCGACGCACCAGCAGATCTATCGCGAGCTGGGAAAACTGGAGGGCCAGGGACACATCAGGGCGCTCCCGGCCGAGCAGCCGGCCCGCGGGCAGAAGAAGGTGTACGAGGTCCTGCCCGCGGGCCGCGCCGAACTGGCCCGCTGGACCGCCGGGTCCCAGGACCCCAAGCCGCTGCGCGACACCCTGCTGCTGCGGCTGCGTGCCGCCGCAGTCGTCGGCACCGACGGGATCGAGGACGACCTGCGCCGCCATCTCGTCCTGCACGAAAGGCAGTTGGCCGAGTACCGGGAGATCGAGGAGCGCGACTTCGGCCCCGGCCGGGACACCGCCCAGGACCGGCTGCGCCATCTGATCCTGCGCGCGGGCATCGACCTGGAGACCTTCTGGATCGGGTGGCTCGCCCACGCCCTGGAGGAGTTCGGCCGGCTGCCCCCACCGGAATAG
- a CDS encoding glycoside hydrolase family 75 protein, producing MRYTTSLSLVAASAALLAPAGPAPAGPVAAVRPQAPAPLPPPGAAEHGAGRGHAPVPRGDGVPSRSPVFHDRDRGRERPVLGRRGEREAGEGREGRVAAADLLAETRHCTPVSHGRFRSDAGARADIPVCGRHGAVFWKADMDIDCDGRAGRRCNRRTDPQFTRSTAFQGPDGRRLDAEKVPYIVVPEPSRLWDHRADGVRGGSVAAVIHGDRVQYAVVGDTGPRDIIGEASYATAKSLGIRPDPRGGGTDDDVTYVVFPDSGVPSAGDRETTAERGEELAREFLRRSSGTHAPGATPHTP from the coding sequence GTGCGTTACACCACCTCGTTGTCGCTGGTGGCGGCCAGTGCCGCCCTCCTCGCCCCGGCCGGACCGGCTCCGGCCGGGCCCGTCGCGGCCGTCCGCCCGCAGGCGCCCGCACCGCTCCCGCCGCCCGGGGCGGCGGAGCACGGTGCCGGCCGGGGGCACGCCCCGGTGCCGCGGGGTGACGGGGTCCCGTCGCGCTCCCCGGTCTTCCACGACCGCGATCGCGGCCGGGAGCGGCCGGTCCTCGGGCGGCGCGGGGAGCGCGAAGCCGGAGAGGGGCGCGAGGGGCGGGTAGCCGCGGCCGATCTGCTGGCCGAGACCCGGCACTGCACCCCCGTCTCCCACGGGCGTTTCCGCAGCGACGCGGGGGCACGCGCCGACATCCCCGTGTGCGGCCGGCACGGTGCGGTGTTCTGGAAGGCCGACATGGACATCGACTGCGACGGCCGCGCCGGGCGGCGCTGCAACCGGCGGACCGATCCGCAGTTCACCCGGTCCACCGCGTTCCAGGGGCCGGACGGGCGCCGGCTCGACGCCGAGAAGGTGCCGTACATCGTGGTTCCCGAGCCGAGCCGGCTCTGGGACCACCGGGCGGACGGGGTCCGCGGCGGTTCCGTCGCCGCGGTGATCCACGGGGACCGGGTGCAGTACGCGGTGGTCGGCGACACGGGACCGCGCGACATCATCGGCGAGGCGTCCTACGCCACGGCCAAGAGCCTCGGCATCCGCCCCGACCCCCGCGGCGGCGGCACGGACGACGACGTGACGTACGTCGTCTTCCCCGACTCCGGGGTGCCCTCCGCCGGCGACCGCGAGACGACGGCGGAACGCGGAGAGGAACTCGCCCGCGAGTTCCTCCGGAGGTCGAGCGGCACCCACGCACCGGGGGCCACCCCCCACACCCCCTAG
- a CDS encoding acetylxylan esterase gives MALFDLPLDELRDYRSASVAPEDFDAFWAKTLHEARAHDLDARFEPVETHLKTVRVHDVTFAGFGGHPVKGWLTVPAWANGPLPTVVEFIGYGGGRGLPHTHLLWASAGFAHFVMDTRGQGSGWGGGGDTPDPVGFGPAYPGFMTRGIENPEDYYYRRLFTDAVRAVEAARSHPLTDPARTAAVGASQGGGITLAVGGLVPDLAAVAPDVPFLCDFPRATTLTDRDPYREIGNYLKTRRGRTEQVLRTLSYFDGVHFAARGTAPALFSAALEDQTCPPSTVFAAFNAWAGEDKAIEVYDFNDHEGGGPYQQAAQLAWLPARV, from the coding sequence ATGGCCCTGTTCGACCTTCCCCTCGACGAGCTCCGCGACTACCGCAGCGCATCCGTCGCACCCGAGGACTTCGACGCGTTCTGGGCGAAGACGCTGCACGAGGCCCGCGCCCACGACCTGGACGCCCGCTTCGAGCCCGTCGAGACGCACCTGAAGACCGTCCGCGTGCACGACGTCACGTTCGCCGGCTTCGGCGGCCACCCGGTCAAGGGCTGGCTGACGGTCCCGGCGTGGGCCAACGGCCCGCTGCCGACCGTCGTCGAGTTCATCGGCTACGGCGGCGGCCGCGGCCTGCCGCACACGCACCTGCTGTGGGCGTCCGCCGGCTTCGCCCACTTCGTGATGGACACCCGCGGCCAGGGCAGCGGCTGGGGCGGCGGCGGTGACACCCCGGACCCGGTGGGCTTCGGCCCCGCCTACCCCGGGTTCATGACGCGCGGCATCGAGAACCCGGAGGACTACTACTACCGGCGGCTGTTCACGGACGCCGTCCGCGCCGTGGAGGCCGCCCGTTCCCACCCCCTCACCGATCCGGCCCGCACCGCCGCCGTCGGCGCCAGCCAGGGCGGCGGGATCACGCTCGCGGTGGGCGGCCTCGTGCCCGACCTCGCCGCCGTCGCCCCGGACGTGCCGTTCCTGTGCGACTTCCCGCGCGCGACGACGCTGACGGACCGCGACCCGTACCGGGAGATCGGCAACTACCTCAAGACCCGCCGCGGCCGCACCGAGCAGGTGCTGCGCACCCTGTCGTACTTCGACGGCGTGCACTTCGCCGCCCGCGGCACCGCCCCCGCCCTGTTCTCGGCGGCCCTGGAGGACCAGACCTGCCCGCCGTCCACGGTGTTCGCCGCGTTCAACGCGTGGGCGGGCGAGGACAAGGCGATCGAGGTGTACGACTTCAACGACCACGAGGGCGGCGGCCCGTACCAGCAGGCGGCCCAGCTGGCCTGGCTCCCGGCCCGGGTCTGA
- a CDS encoding SDR family NAD(P)-dependent oxidoreductase, producing the protein MSALLDGRTALVTGGGGPLGRAFARALADAGARLVLVGRDTAALADTAARVEKDGGHARTARCDVSDPRSVDALAAELADEDVSLLVNNAGVAGPVRPLVDIAPDEWDTVFAANVRGVYLMCRAFLPPMLAAGRGDIVNIASVSGKRPLLHRTPYTASKMALLGLTRTLAGEAGPHGVSVNSLSPGPVRGPRMDRNFRLTAELTGRTVQEAERDFASRAALGRLVEEHEVARALVAMLAMPGLCGADIDLSAGMIAPA; encoded by the coding sequence GTGAGCGCGCTCCTCGACGGGCGGACGGCCCTGGTCACCGGGGGCGGCGGCCCGCTCGGCCGGGCGTTCGCCCGCGCCCTGGCCGACGCCGGGGCCCGGCTGGTCCTCGTCGGACGCGACACGGCCGCGCTCGCCGACACGGCGGCCCGCGTCGAGAAGGACGGCGGACACGCCCGCACGGCCAGGTGCGACGTGTCCGACCCCCGCTCGGTCGACGCGCTTGCCGCCGAACTCGCCGACGAGGATGTGTCGTTGCTCGTCAACAACGCGGGCGTCGCCGGACCGGTGCGCCCGCTGGTCGACATCGCACCCGACGAGTGGGACACGGTGTTCGCCGCCAATGTGCGCGGCGTCTATCTGATGTGCCGCGCCTTCCTGCCGCCGATGCTCGCCGCCGGGCGCGGCGACATCGTCAACATCGCCTCCGTCAGCGGCAAGCGCCCGCTGCTCCACCGCACCCCGTACACCGCCTCGAAGATGGCCCTGCTCGGACTGACCCGGACCCTGGCCGGCGAGGCCGGACCGCACGGCGTGTCCGTCAACTCCCTCTCCCCGGGCCCGGTACGGGGACCGCGCATGGACCGCAACTTCCGGTTGACGGCCGAACTGACGGGCCGCACCGTCCAGGAGGCCGAACGCGACTTCGCCTCCCGGGCCGCCCTCGGACGCCTGGTGGAGGAGCACGAGGTGGCCCGGGCACTGGTGGCGATGCTCGCCATGCCCGGCCTCTGCGGGGCGGACATCGACCTGTCGGCGGGGATGATCGCACCGGCGTAG